The Mytilus galloprovincialis chromosome 4, xbMytGall1.hap1.1, whole genome shotgun sequence genome contains a region encoding:
- the LOC143071240 gene encoding heat shock factor 2-binding protein-like: MQENSEDNSYGHMIKQSKKFLIEVKQNYTSLVQEWNLLNKEIGEKLKSKNIWTVDKEDLSQLAAEIAQLKENLPKVLNKNVLTAASKINLIEEELQLSKKLAESKQLEASQWKARCEVATADCQKEKEENIKLKCEVQELTQQLSQQSDYCSSLGSACCTLLWRVSKNEESIQSILVGSKIDEFLCLVSNTLESYLSAYKEEWPQDTSEEQSFILALCGIITNIAASALGRDFLVTNQYGRQLIDTYLKVLSEAPNGKAAKLKNLILMSLYNISINQKGIKYICTKKGLLSLLSWILQDEKIVDNRVNSLRLIQSIICEDVNISLIHELEEALPNQMFEDMLQEKNRDIKELALEILSDIQQHKTHEQ, encoded by the exons ATGcaagaaaattcagaagataaTTCATATGGACATATGATAAAACAGTCG aagaaattTTTAATAGAAGTGAAACAGAATTACACTTCACTTGTGCAAGAATGGAACTTGTTAAACAAAGAAATAGGAGAGAAACTTAAGTCCAAG aacatttgGACAGTTGACAAAGAAGATCTCTCTCAGTTAGCAGCAGAAATTGCACAGTTGAAAGAAAATTTACCCAAAGTCCTGAACAAAAATGTTCTCACAGCTGCATCTAAGATAAATCTCATTGAGGAAG AATTGCAGCTCAGTAAGAAGCTTGCAGAGTCTAAACAGTTAGAAGCTTCTCAATGGAAAGCTAGATGTGAAGTGGCAACAGCTGACTGTCAAAAAGAAAAAGAG GagaatataaaattgaaatgtgAAGTTCAGGAGCTGACTCAGCAGTTATCTCAACAGTCTGACTATTGCTCCAGCCTAGGGTCAGCCTGCTGTACACTACTGTGGAGAGTATCAAAGAATGAAGAGAGTATACAGTCAATACTTGTTGGG TCTAAGATTGATGAGTTTTTGTGTCTGGTTTCCAATACCTTAGAAAGTTATTTATCTGCCTACAAAGAAGAGTGGCCACAGGATACCAGTGAGGAACAGAGCTTTATATTAGCTCTTTGTGGAATCATAACAA ACATAGCTGCCTCAGCCCTTGGTAGAGACTTCTTGGTGACTAATCAGTATGGCCGACAGCTAATAGACACATATCTCAAAGTCCTATCAGAAGCTCCAAATGGAAAAGCTGCTAAGCTGAAAAA TTTAATTCTGATGTCTTTATACAATATAAGTATTAATCAGAAGGGAATTAAGTACATCTGCACCAAGAAAGGATTGCTGTCCTTATTGTCCTGGATTTTACAAG ATGAGAAGATTGTGGATAACAGAGTTAACTCCCTTAGACTAATCCAATCCATTATATGTGAGGATGTGAATATCAGTCTGATACATGAATTAGAAGAAGCT TTACCAAACCAAATGTTTGAAGATATGTTACAAGAGAAGAACAGAGATATAAAAGAACTTGCTTTGGAGATACTTTCTGATATCCAGCAACATAAAACACATGAACAATAA